A segment of the Terriglobales bacterium genome:
GCACCGAGGCGCTGGAGTTCGCGCGCGAGGGACAGGCGCTGATGAACGCCGTGGACAACTTCCCTGCCCCGGCGATTGCCGCGATCTCCGGGTACTGCATGGGAGGAGGGCTGGACCTGGCGCTGGCCTGCGCCGGACGCATCGCCGCGCCCCACGCCCTGTTCGGGCATCGCGGCGCGGCGCTGGGCCTGATGACCGGCTGGGGCGGAACGCAGCGGCTGCCCAGGCTGATCGGCAAGGGCCGGGCGCTCGCCATGTTCACAGCGGCGGAAAAGCTGCACGCGACGGAGGCGT
Coding sequences within it:
- a CDS encoding enoyl-CoA hydratase/isomerase family protein, producing MSSTFPKLEERGSCNLIRLQSADGTNRLTRECIRKLTQTVGELARARPVLPLILTGNHRFFSAGADLNEIAALSGTEALEFAREGQALMNAVDNFPAPAIAAISGYCMGGGLDLALACAGRIAAPHALFGHRGAALGLMTGWGGTQRLPRLIGKGRALAMFTAAEKLHATEA